Sequence from the Amycolatopsis sp. NBC_00345 genome:
CGCCGCCCGCGCCGCGCTCGGCTGCGGAGGCGCGATGATCATGCCGGTGACGATGTCGCTGTTGCGGGAGCTGTTCCCGGAGCAGCGGCGCCGTCGCACGGCGATCGCGGTGTGCAGCGGCATCGCGGGCACCGGCTCGGTGTTCGGGCCGGTACTCGGCGGCGTGCTGGTCGAAACCTGGGGCTGGCGCTCGACGTTCCTGGTGAACCCGCCGGTCATCCTGGCCGCGGTGGTGCTCGCCCTCCGATGGCTGCCGCGGACCCCGCCGGTCCGGCGGCACTGGGACGGCGTCAGCGCGCTGCTCGCGGCGGGCGGGGTGCTCGGCATCGCGTTTGCCGTCGGGCAGACCCGGTTCGACGGTGTGCTCGCGGTGCTGGGCCCGGCCGCGGGAGTGGCCGGTTGTGTCCTCATCGGACTGTTCCTGCGCCGTCAGCGCCGGACCGACCCGCCGTTGCTGGACCTGGCGCTGTTCCGGCAGCCGGGAGTGCCGGGCGCGGTCGGCGGGGTGCTGCTGGTGATGAGCGCGCTGGTCGGGCTCGGACTGCTGTTCGCGCAGTACCTGCAGCTGGTACTCGGCCTTTCCCCGACGGCGGCGGCGACGCGGCTGCTGCTGGTGCTCGGCGCGTCGGCCGTGGGCAGCGTGGTGGCCCCGGCGCTGCTGGAGCGGTTCGGCAACAGCCGGGTCCGCGCGACGGGGTTCGCGCTCGCGGCGGTGGCGTTGCTGGCCCCGGCGGCCGGACCGGTCGCGCTGACCTCGCCGGGGTTGCTGGGCGTCGCGTTGGCGGGGCTGGGATTCGGCATGGCCCTGGCGTTGACGTCAAGCACGGACACCCTGCTCTCGGCGACGTCGGCCGAGCAGGCGGGCGGCGCGGCCGCGGTGGAGAAGACCGGTTACGAGCTGGGCGCGGGCTTCGGGACGACGTTGTTCGGCTCGCTGGCCGCCGCGGTGTACGCGGCGCACCTGTCGACGCCGGACGGGCTGCCGGAAACGGCACGGCAGCTGGCCGCGGCGGGCCCGGCCCAGGCGGAAGCGGCGGCTTCGGGCCTGGCCGGGCCGGTCGCCGGCGAACTGCTCACCGCGGCCCGCGCCGCGTGCACGGCGGGGCTGCAGGTCTCGGCCGGAGTCGCATGTGGACTGTTCACGCTCGCGGCACTGACCGCGTTCGGCCGCAAGAAGGGCCGCAAGAAGGTCAGTGCGGGAAGACACGCCGGGGCCGGTGGATGACGGTGTCGCGGTGGGCTTCGATGGTGAGCATCACGTCGATCATCGTCTCGGTGTCCGCGAGTTGCGCCAGGTAGCCGACGGACGCGGCGAGCGCGGGCAGGTCGACGGCGAAGTACAGGCCCATCAACGGGTTCACGAACAGCTCGCTGCCCTCGGTGCGCGTGGTGAAGGGCACGTTCCCGAACTCGCCCCGCAGCGACGCCGCGATCTGGCCGTTCACGATGCTCGGCCGCATCGGCGTGGCGGCCTGCGCGTGGGCGACGGCCTCGACGTACGACCGCGCTTCGGGCGAGGCCGACGGGATCGACAGCGCGCCGAGGTACCCGCCGGCCCGGTCGAGCGCGGCCAGGTTCTCCAGGACGTGCGCGTGGCAAACGCCGTGGTAGGCGTCGATGCCGAAGCCGAGGCAGACCACCAGCCGGTCCACGTCCTCGATGCCGGACACCGCGGCGAGGCTGGTCATGTCCTCTTCGGGGGTGCCGAGGCCGGCCTCGTCGCCGCGCATCAGGATGTCGGTACCGCCGTCCACCAGCACGATCGCGTCGACGCCCAGGTGCCGCACCAGCGCGCGGTACGCCTCGCGCAGCGGCCGGGCGCCGGTGCGCGGGAACGCGTGCACGGTCGAAGGCCGGCCCTGGCTGTCCAGCCACCGCGCCAGCGTGCGCTCGGGGAAGTAGTCCTCGCTGCCCACGCTGTCCGGCCCCGCGCGCGCAACGCGAAGGCCAGCGGCAGCCCGGCGTGGACGTCGAAGCCACCGCCCGCCCCGGCGATGAGCACGGACGACGCGGGTCTCAGGCGGGTGAACAGCGGAGGAACACGGTGCGCTCACTCGTTGTGCAGCACCTCGGCGATCGTCGTCCGGGCCGCGGACCTGGCGGGGACCAGGGCGCCGAGCACGGCGATGGCGATCCCGGCCAGTGCGAGCAGGACGAGCAGCGGCGGGCGGTACACGTCCGTCACGACGGCGAGAGTGTCGGACTGGCTCGCCGCCATCATGGCCGGGGCGATCAGCTGGTGCGCCACGACGCCGAGGGGCAGCCCGAGCAGCCCGCCCACCACGCCGAGCGCGCCCATGGACGTCACCATCATCACCGTGACCTGGCGTGGTGTCATCCCGATCGACTTGAGCGTGCCCAGGTCACGGCGGCGTTCGCGGGCGTTGAGGACCACGGTGTTGAAGACGCCGAGCGCCGCGACGACGCCGAGCACCAGCGTCAGCAGGGTCGCGGCACTGATCAGGACCGTGGCCTGGGACGAGCTGTTGTCGCGCGGTGGAGCGAGCTGCAGCCCCGGGTCGCCGGCCGTCACGGCGTTCAGGTACGCCTGCTGGTCGGTGCCGGGGGCCAGCTGGACCTGGTAGCCGTCGGCGCGGGTGCCCGGCGCCAGCTGCCCGAGCGTCGCCCAGCCGGCGAAGATCTGGAAGGCGTTGTTGGCCAGCACGAGCCCGACGATCCGCACCGGCGCGCGGTGGCCGCCCAGCTCCAGCGTGACGGTGTCGCCGATCGCCAGGCCGCGCTGGTTCAGGAACCGGGACGGGACCGCCACCTGGCCGGGTCCGTCCGGCCAGTGTCCACTGAGGACTTGTGGGCCGAGGTCCGCGCCGTCGCCGCGGTAGAAGACGACGGTGGCCGCCGGTCCGCCGGTCACGCCGGCCTCCTGCCGGGACGTCGCCGCGACGTGGACCGCGCCCGGTGTCGAGCGCAGCAGGGCCTCGTCCTGCGCGTCGCCCAGCTTCGGTGGGCGCGGCCGCGATTGCCTTGGTGGCAGGGGCTCACTGGACGTCCCCGCCATCAGCCCGACCCGGTCGGAGTAGGACGGGGCGACCGCGTTTCGGTACGCGGTAACGGAAAGCGTCACGCCGCTCGCGAGGGTCACGGTCACGACGCCGAGGACGATGGCGGCCAGGGTCAGCGCGGTCCGGGCCGGGCGCGCGAGCGGCACGCCGAGGCCGAGGCTGACCGAGCGCGGCAGCCGCGTGCCGCTGAGCCACCGCTGGACCACGAGCGCGCGGCCGGCCCGGGGCGCGGCGCCGACGCTGATCGCGCGTGCGGCGGGCAGCCGGCGGGCCCGCAGCGCCGAGACGAGCGCGGCGAGCACCACCACCATCGGCATGCCCACCAGCGCGAGGGCGTCCACCCAAAGGGCGACACCGACGTCGGTCACGCCGAAGCCCTGGAACGCGTCGGCCAGCAGCGGCCCCGCGACGAGGTTGCCGGCGACCGTGCCCAGCACGCAGCCGAACGCGGACGGAACGGCGACCATCACCAGGTAGACCGCCATCACCTGGTTCGGGGTGAAGCCGAGGGCCTTGAGCATCCCGATGTTCCGGACTCCCGCCACGACCGCCCCGCTGATCACGTTGGCGACGATCAGGACCGACACCGCCAGGCCGAGGATCCCGAAGACGACCAGGAACGGGATGTACACCCCGGACTCGGAGCCGGCCGCCTCCCGCAGGGCGAGGTACGACGCCGAGCCGAGCGTCGCCTTCGGGGGCAGCCCGGCCGTCACCACGGCCTGGTCCGCCCGGAGCTCGTCGGCGGTTGCGGCGCTGGTGAAGCGGTACAGCATCTGGGTGGCGGTCGGCCCCAGCTCCGTCAGCTGGGCGGGGCTGACCCAGGCGTCGGCGGACGCGCTCACGGAGAAGGCGAAACCGACGACGGTGAGCGCTGGGTGCCCGGGGGACTCCACGCGGGAACCCAGCTGCCTGGGCCCGAGTTCGCCGGGCGGCTGGTTCAGCACGATCTCGCCGGAGCCGGTGGCCCAGCGCCCCTGCCAGACGGTCAGCCGGTCCACCGCACCGCCGGGGTCCGCGCGCCCGACCGTGGTCAGGCTGGGCCCGCGGAACCCGTTTTCCTCGTCCACCGCTTGGAGCCGCGTCTGGCCGAACGGCCCGGCCGCTGCCTCGACCCCGGGCCGGACGGCGGTCTGGGCGAGCCGGTCGTCCGGCACCACCGCGTTGTCGTACGTCACGATCAGGTGCGCGCCGTTCTGCTGGGCGTGGGCCCGGTCGAACGGGGCCGACGCCGTCGTCAGCAATCCCAGCGCCAGCACCATCGTCGCCGTGGAAACCAGGACCACGATGCCGATCACGATCGTCTGGAGCCGGCGCCGCCGCACCGCCGCCCGCGCGACCCGCCACACCGCGTTCACGGTGTCCGCCCCAGCGTGCTCTCGCGCGCGACGCGGCCGTCGACGACTTCGACCAGGCGGGTCGCGCAATGGGTGGCGAGCCGTTCGTCGTGCGTCACCAATAGGAGCGTCTGGCCGATCTGGTTGAGGTCGAGCAGGAGGTCCATCACCTGCTCGCCGGACCGGCTGTCCAGCGCCCCCGTCGGCTCGTCGGCCAGCAGCAGGGCGGGCCGGTTCATCAGCGCCCGCGCGACCGCGACGCGCTGCCGTTCCCCACCGCTGAGCTGGGCCGGGTAGATGTTCCGCCGCCCGGCGATGCCGAGCTCGCCGAGCAGTTCCAGCGCGCGTTTGCGGGCCGGCGCGGCGGGTGTCCCGGTCAGCTGGGCGGCCAGCGCCACGTTGTCCAGCGCCGGAAGGTCGTCGAGCAGGTTGAAGAACTGGAAGATCATGCCGATCCGGCGGCGGCGGAACAGCGCGAGACCGGTTTCGTTCAGCTTCCCCAGGTCTTCGCCGTGCACGACCACGGACCCGGACGTCGGCCGGTCCAGCCCGGCCACCACGTTCAGCAGGGTGGACTTCCCGCTGCCCGACGGCCCCATCACCGCGACCGCCTCGCCGGCGTGGATCTTCAGCGACAGCCCGTCCAGCGCGGCCGAGTCGCTGTACTCCTTCCGCACGGCGGTCAGCTCGACGACCACCTGCGCCCTGCTGTTTTCCTGGCTCACAGTGCGCCATCCTGAGGCATCGGCGGCGGGGCGGGCATCAACCCGCGGGGGTAACCGCGCGGCCGGGGTCATCCCCGGGATGTACGCGCTGGCCCCGCTGGATGATGCGAAGTCCTTGACGGCCTGGGACAGTGAAACCGTGTGGGAGCCCGGGGTGATCTGGCCGGTCGTCGCGGCGCTGGCCGCGGTGGTGGCGCTGGTGTTCGCGGTCCGCGCCGGCCGGGCCCGCCGCGCGTTCGCCAAGGCGCTGGAGGAACGCGGCTGGCTGCTGGAGCGTGAGCGGGAAAGCGCGGCGCAGGGCGCGGTCGGCGCCGAGCGGGCCCGGATCGCCCGGGAACTGCACGACATCGTCAGCCACAACGTCAGCCTCATGGTGGTCCAGGCCGGGGCCGCCCGCCGGGTGCTGGACGCGGAGCCCGGCCAGGCCGCCGAAGCGCTGCTGGCCGTCGAGGCCGCCGGCCGGGACACGATGACCGAACTGCGGCACCTGCTCGGTGTGCTCGCCCCGCCGGCCGACGGCGGGGAACCGGGCGAGCTGTCCCCGCAGCCCAGCCTGAGCCGGCTCAGCCCGCTGGTCGACCGGATCGCGTTCGCCGGGCTGCCGGTGGAGGTGCGTATCTCCGGCGAGCCGCGGCCGCTGCCGTCCGGAGTGGACCTGACGGCGTACCGGATCATCCAGGAGGCGCTGACCAACGCGCTCAAACACGGCGACGGGTCGAAGGCCGAGGTGCTGGTCCGCTACACCGACCACTACCTGCGCGTGGAGGTGCTCAACAGCGGCCCCAGTGTGCTTTCCGGCGATCGCCCCGCTCCGGCCGAGCCGCAGGACGGCCGCGGTCTGCTCGGGCTGCGGCAGCGCGTGCGGGTCTTCGGCGGCGACCTGGACGCCCGGCGGCGGCTCGGCGGCGGGTTCCGGGTCCGCGCCCGGATCCCGCTGGAACACCCGTGACCGCCGCCGCGCCCCGGGTGGTCATCGCCGACGACCAGGCGCTCGTGCGCACCGGCTTCCGGATGATCCTCGCTTCGGGCGGGATCGACGTCGTCGGCGAGGCGGCCGACGGGGCCGAGGCCGTGTCGATGGACCGCGCGCTGCGACCGGACGTCGTCCTGATGGACGTCCGCATGCCGAACGTCGACGGCCTGGAGGCCACGCGGCGGATCCTCGCGCAGTCACCCGCCTGCCGCGTGCTGATGCTGACCACCTTCGACCTCGACCGTTACGTGTACGCCGCTCTCGCCGTCGGTGCCAGCGGCTTCCTGCTGAAGGACGTGACCCCGGAACACCTCGTCGCGGCGGTGCGGCTGGTCAACACCGGCGACGCCCTGCTCGCCCCGTCGATCACCCGGCGGCTGGTCGAGCGTTTCGCGTCCGGTCCCGTGGCGGCGCCGGCCGTCCACCGGGACCTCACCGCGCTGACGCCCCGGGAGCTGGAAGTCCTGACGCTGCTGGGCCGGGGCCGGTCGAACGCCGAGCTGGCCACGACGCTGACCCTCAGCGAGGCGACGGTCAAGACGCACGTGGCGCGCATCTTCGCCAAGCTGGCCCTCCGCGACCGTGCGCAAGCCGTTGTCCTCGCTTACGAAACCGGCCTCGTCGCCCCCGGAGACGGCGTGTGAACTGGCTCAGCCGACCATCTCGGCGTCGAGGGTGATGCCGTTCTTCGCCCGTTCCACCGATTCCTCGGCGGCCGGGCCACCCGGATTCTCCGTTGCCAGCGCTTGGTTCAGCTCGACGAACGGGCGCAGACGCCGCTCGTAGGCGGCGAAGGCCGCGGTGTGGTCCACGCCGGGGCGGCCGAGTTCGTCGGCCAGCACGTAGGCGCCGACGAGCGCGAGGCTGGTGCCCTGGCCCGAAAGCGCGGACGCGCAGTAGCCCGCGTCGCCGACGAGCGCGACGCGGCCGTTGGTCCAGTGGTCCATGTGGATCTGGGCCATGGCGTCGAAGTAGAAGTTCGGGGCGTCGGCCATCGCGGCGAGCAGCTTCGGCACCTCCCAGCCGGCGCCGGCCAGCCGTTCGGCGACGATTTCCTTCTGCTGCAAGGTGTTCCGGTAGTCGTAGGTCAGCGGCTCGGCCATGAAGCCGAGCGTGACCCGCAGCTCGGTGTTGTCGCGCACCGGGTAGGCGACACCGCCGGCGCGGGCGTCTTCGTCGCGGAACCACACCTGCCAATTGTCCAGGCCCAGGAGGTTCGGCGTCGGGAAGATCGCCAGGTACTGGCCCAGGTGCGTGGTGAACCCCGCCTCCGGCCCGAAGGCGAGGCGCCGCACGGCCGAGTGGACGCCGTCCGCGCCGATGACGAGATCGAAGGTGCGGAAGCCGCCGCGTTCGAACTCCACGCGCACGCTGTGTTCTTCCTGGTGCAGCGCGGTGATCGAGTCGTCGAACACGTACTCGACGCTGTCCTTCGTGGCTTCGTGCAGCATCGCGATCAGGTCGTCGCGCAGCAGTTCGACGTCCTCGCTGTCGAGCCGTCCGCTGGTGTAAGCGAAGTCCTCGGAGCGGAACAGCTCGGTGCCTGAACCGTCCATCATGGACATTCCCTTCATCCGGGTGCGCGCGGCCCGCACCGGCTCGCCCAGGCCCATCCGGTCCACCACGTCGAGCGCGACGCCGCGGACGTCGACGGCCTGGCCGCCCTCGCGCGGAGCCGCCGTCCGCTCCACCACGGTCACCCTGAAGCCCCGGTGACGCAGGCAGTGGGCCAGTGCCGGGCCGGCGATGCCGGCTCCGGAGATCAGGACGTCGCGCATGGTTTCCTCCAGTTTCGGACGCTATCTGCGTACACTCGACACAGTGGCATCGAGCTGGTTGGTACGCCAAAACTGACCTAGCACAGTGGGTACCCTGTACTAGTACAGATAGGAGACGGGTGTGACAGCCGAGCCGCGGTACCTGACCATCGCCGCCGAACTCCGGCGCCGGATCTCCGACGGGGAGCTGGTCCCGGGCGCGAAGGCGCCGTCGACCCGTGGGCTCGCCGCCGAGCACGGAGTCGCGACGGCGACCGCGGCGAAGGCGCTGGGTGTGCTCGTCCAAGAGGGGCTGCTCCGCGCCGAACCGCGCTCGGGCACCGTCGTCGCCGGTGGGCTGGGGGAGAAGCCCGCCCGCCGGCCCGCGCCGCGCGGCCGTTCGGAGGAGCTGACCCGCGGCCGGATCGTCCGGGCCGCGCTCGACATCGCCGACCACGAAGGGCTGGCGGTGCTGTCGATGCGCGGCGTCGCGGCCCGGCTCGGCGTCGCGCCGATGTCGCCGTACCGCCACGTCGCGAGCAAGGACGAGTTGGTCGTCCTGATGGCCGATGCGGCGTACGGCGAGCGTGGTTACCCGGCGCGGCCGCCGTCCGGCTGGCGGGCGCGGCTGGAACTGGGCGGGCGGACGTTGTGGTCGCTGTACCGGCGGCACCCGTGGCTCGCCCAGCTCGCGCCGGTCACCCGGCCGATGCCGCTGCCGAACCTGGCCGTGCACGCGGAATGGGTACTGTCCGCATTGGACGAATTCGGCCTCGACGCGGCGCAGCTGTGCGATCTGCACGTGCTGCTCTTCAGTTTCGTGCAGGGCATCGCGATCCACCTCGAACGCGAGCAGCAGGCGCTCGGCAGCTCCGGGCTGTCCGAGGACGACTGGATGGCCACCCAGGAACCGGCCCTCTCGGCGATCATCGGCTCCGGCCGTTACCCGGTGTTCGGCCGGATGCTCGCCACGCTGTCCACCGAGGGGTACGACCTCGTCCTGGACGAGGTGTTCGAACTCGGCCTGCGTTCCCTCCTGGACGGCCTAGCGCTGCGTCTCGAAGGCCGCTGACGTCGCCCGTTGGGGTGTCCTCCCGCGTGTCCGGCCCGGCGGACGGCGCCGGGACCGACACACTCTTCGCGGTGATGAACACGTCGATGGACGATGCCGGCCGCTGCCTGCTCTCGGTGGCCTGGAACATCCGGAGCAGCTTCTCCCGCGACGCGCCGCACAGCGTGGTCGATCGTCAGGAGCGGATCCGCGAGAACCTCCGCGACGTCTGCCGCTCGGCCGGCCACGGTGCCTGCGACTGGGCGGGCCGGCACGGTCCGGGCACCGAGGCCGACTACGTGCCGTTCCTGCGGCTGGCCGACCTCGCCTACGAGATCGACACGCTGCTGGCGCTCGTGGGCCGGTCGCTGGTCCCCGACCACGAGCGGGAAGCCCGCCGCTGGGCGGAGATCGACGTGCTGGTCACGCGCGCGGACGTGCTCGCGGAGGGCACGGCCGTCTTCCTGCGCGAGCCTGTGGCCGTGCCCTGCTGAGTCTCAGCGCTCACTGCTCACCGCTCGCGGCGCAGGGCGATGACGTTGTCGGTCACCTCGGCGACCTGGCCGTCCGGGCCGGTGGCGGTGCGACGGGGCGCGTCGAGCCGCTCGGCGTGCCAGCCCGGCCCGAGGTCCAGCTCGTCGGCGGTCTCCTGCGGGGTGGGGAAAACCTGGTCGCGGTTCCAGGACCACGGCGCGGCCGACCCGTGGTCGACGACGAGCAGCAGCCCGCCGGGGACAACCGCCTCGGCCGCCCGGCGCAGGACCCGCTCGCGCGGGAACTCCACCGGGCTGTGGAAGTAACTGGCGGACACCAGGTCGAACGCGCCTTCCGGGAAACTGCGGGAAAGATCGTGACAGGCCACGGTGAGCCGCTCGGTCACCCCGTCGGCCTCAGCCGCTTCGGCGATCCGCGCCAGCGCCGTCTCCGACACGTCGACAGCCGTGACGCGCCAGCCCCGCGCGGCGAGCCACCGCGCGTCGCCACCGTGGCCGCAGCCCAGATCCAACGCCGTGCCCGACTCGGGGCACAACGCGGGGACGACGTCGGCGAAGACCGCGTTGGGCCGGGTGCCCCAGCTGGGATCCGTGTTCTGGTAGCGATTTTCCCAGAACTGCGTGCTTTCGGTGGTCATCGAGGTCCTTCCTCCGGAGCGGGCGGTGCGGGCTCCACAGTCGGCGGACCCGGGGCCGGAGCGCAAGGAAATTTGCCATTCCGGCAACCCGACTACGGGTGAAGCGCGTTTCCGGGGATGCTCCTGTACTCGGCCGGGTGGCCATGTGGTAATGGAGCCGGCGAGCGCCGCGAACGGCGGCCAACGCTCCATAGTGGACAATTTCCGCGATGTTTCGGTTATCTGCGGGTGATCACCCAAGTCGCGTTTTTCGGAGGATTTCGCGGAGCCCGCCGGAGGTTGCGGCCGTAGCGGTCACATCACGGTGAGTGCGTGAATTTCCCGCATCGCAGGATCACCCCTCAGAGTGGACGGCGCGGAGATCCTCCAGTCGGGCCCGGGTTTCAGTGGCTCAGAGTAGGGAAATCCCGGCGGAGCCGCCGCGTTACATCACTCTTTAGTGGTGAAATTGCGGAAAACGTGGTCACTGTGGAGGCTGGTTCGACGCACCGCGTTGCCGATCTTGTTTTGTTATTCCTGGGGCCCTTGATAGCGTCGCGGTCTCGCCGGTGATCGACAGTTACGTCTGGTCACGCGCGGATTCGGGGATCCGCCGGTGGGATCCATTCTTGATGTTCGGAAGGACAATTCATGCGCTCTGCCCTGCTGCGCGGACGGACCTTCGTGGTCGCTGCTCCGGCGCTGGCCCTGCTCGCCACCGCCGCCCCTTCGGCGGTCGCCGCCGACTCGCCGGCCGGGTCGGCGTACGGGGCCTCCGCCTCGGTCTCCCTGCTTGCGGGAGTGCTGGGGGACAAGGGAATCTCCGTGGAGACGGGCAAGCTCGCGCCGTCCAGCACCGACGGGCCCACCTCGGCCTCGGTCGTGGACGTGCCGCTGAAGGGCCTGGTCACCGCCAAGGCCGTCACCAGCTCCGCGAAGCAGGACGGCGACAGCGGGCCGGTGCAGTCCAAGGCCGCCATCGTCGACGCCACGCTGCCGGTGCTGGCGCCGCTCGCGGGCAGCACGCCCAAGGCCAGCGTGATCAGCTCCGAGTGCAAGTCGACCTCCGACGGCATCACCGCGTCGTCCGACATCGCGAACCTCGACCTCGGCCGGATCGGCAAGCTGCCGGTCGGCACGGGCCCGAACCAGAAGATCGGCGTGCCCGGGGTCCTGCAGGTGATCGTGAACGAGCAGGTCAAGCACGCCGACGGCAGCCTCACCGTGAACGCGCTGCACGTGAAGCTCCTGGGCGGCAAGACGCTCGGCGCGCTGGGCAGCGGCGACATCGTGCTCGCGTCGTCCACCTGCGGCAAGGTCGCGCCGGCCGTGGTCACCACCCCGACCGCGCCCGCGAAGCCGCCGGCCCAGGGACCGGGCCAGGTCACCGTCGTGCCCGCGGGCGCGCCGGAGACCGGTGACGGCACCCTGGCCGCGGTGACCGAGCAGTGACCCGTTCCCGGTTCGGGCTCTTCGCCCTGCTGCTCGCGCTCGTCGCGAACTTCGCGCTGATCGGCTGCGGTTCGCCGGCGCCGGCGCAGCAGGCACCCGCGGCCGCCGCCCCGGCCGTCGGGCTGTCGCGCTCGGTCCCGGTGTCGGTCGACGTGCCGAGCATCGACGCGCACTCCTCGCTGGTGCCGCTCGGCCTCAACCAGGACAAGACGGTGCAGGTGCCGCCGGTCGACCAGCCGCTGCAGGCGGGCTGGTACTCCTACGGCCCGACGCCCGGCCAGGTCGGCCCCGCCGTGGTGCTCGGGCACATCGACGGCAACCACCAGAAGGGCATCTTCTGGCGGCTGCACGAGGTGAAGAAGGGCGACCAGATCGTGGTCGGCCGGCAGGATGGGTCGAAGGCCACCTTCACCGTGAGCAAAGTGGACCAGATCGCGAAGCAGTCGTTCCCCACCGAAGCCGTGTACGGGAACACCACCGCGCCGGAGATCCGGCTGATCACCTGCGGCGGCGCGTTCGACGCTTCGGCCCACAGCTATCTCGACAACATCATCGTCTACGGCTCGCTCGACACCTGAGCCGTTGCCCGCGAAAGGGGCTCTGACGTCCGCTCTCCCCGGCGGCCGTCAGGGCCCCTTTCCCTGTTTCGCTCAACCCGTGACCAGGGCCAGCCCCGCCGCGGTGAGCACGGCCGGCATCCGCCGCCCGGGCCGGACCGGCCGTGCGGAGCGGACGAATCCGCCGTGGGCCAGCGCGTGCGCGGCGTACTGGTCGCAGCACGGGAGCCCGTCGACGAACAGGTCCGGCTCGGCCCCGTAGCCGATCTCGCCGCGCCCGGCGGCGACGGCCCGGAGCATCGCGATCCCGCGGCCGCTGACGGTGGTTTCCATGGCTGCCTCCCTGGCGGCTCCGCTCGATCTCCCTGCTGATGCGTCGAAGGAGGGGCGGGCGTTTCGACAGGGATTCGGAGCCCGGACCTAATCTGGCGGGAGAAGCCGCGACGAAGGGACTCACCCGATGCTGATCGACGACCTCGTAGCCGTACTCCCCGGGGACCGGATCGTGCGGGACCCCGACGTGTTGCGCAGCTTCGCCCACGACGAGGCGGAGTGGGCGCCGTACGCGCAGCCCGCCGTGGTCGTGCGGCCGCGGACGGCGGACGAGGTGCAGACGACCGTGCGGCACTGCGTCAAACACGGAACGCCGCTGGTCACGCGCGGCGCGGGCACCGGGCTGTCCGGCGGCGCGAACGCCGTCGAGGGCTGCGTGGTGCTGGTGATGGACCGGATGACGGCGATCCTCGAGATCGACCCGGTCGAGCGGCTGGCCGTCGTCGAGCCCGGCGTGGTGAACGACGACCTGCGCGCGGCCTGCGCCGCCCAGGGCCTCTGGTACCCGCCGGACCCGGCCAGCTCACCGTGGTCGACCATCGGCGGCAACGTGGCCACCAACGCGGGCGGCGTCTGCTGCGTGAAGTACGGCGTGACCC
This genomic interval carries:
- a CDS encoding MFS transporter gives rise to the protein MTQPQTQTQPQTRAWPLLAVLGAGLFLVAVDATVLHVALPDLVRQLRPGAAQQVWIVAIYPLTAAPLLLPFGTLGDRYGRRRVLVAGYALFGIASLGCALAPGVPALLAARAALGCGGAMIMPVTMSLLRELFPEQRRRRTAIAVCSGIAGTGSVFGPVLGGVLVETWGWRSTFLVNPPVILAAVVLALRWLPRTPPVRRHWDGVSALLAAGGVLGIAFAVGQTRFDGVLAVLGPAAGVAGCVLIGLFLRRQRRTDPPLLDLALFRQPGVPGAVGGVLLVMSALVGLGLLFAQYLQLVLGLSPTAAATRLLLVLGASAVGSVVAPALLERFGNSRVRATGFALAAVALLAPAAGPVALTSPGLLGVALAGLGFGMALALTSSTDTLLSATSAEQAGGAAAVEKTGYELGAGFGTTLFGSLAAAVYAAHLSTPDGLPETARQLAAAGPAQAEAAASGLAGPVAGELLTAARAACTAGLQVSAGVACGLFTLAALTAFGRKKGRKKVSAGRHAGAGG
- a CDS encoding DUF1152 domain-containing protein, with the translated sequence MGSEDYFPERTLARWLDSQGRPSTVHAFPRTGARPLREAYRALVRHLGVDAIVLVDGGTDILMRGDEAGLGTPEEDMTSLAAVSGIEDVDRLVVCLGFGIDAYHGVCHAHVLENLAALDRAGGYLGALSIPSASPEARSYVEAVAHAQAATPMRPSIVNGQIAASLRGEFGNVPFTTRTEGSELFVNPLMGLYFAVDLPALAASVGYLAQLADTETMIDVMLTIEAHRDTVIHRPRRVFPH
- a CDS encoding ABC transporter permease, with translation MNAVWRVARAAVRRRRLQTIVIGIVVLVSTATMVLALGLLTTASAPFDRAHAQQNGAHLIVTYDNAVVPDDRLAQTAVRPGVEAAAGPFGQTRLQAVDEENGFRGPSLTTVGRADPGGAVDRLTVWQGRWATGSGEIVLNQPPGELGPRQLGSRVESPGHPALTVVGFAFSVSASADAWVSPAQLTELGPTATQMLYRFTSAATADELRADQAVVTAGLPPKATLGSASYLALREAAGSESGVYIPFLVVFGILGLAVSVLIVANVISGAVVAGVRNIGMLKALGFTPNQVMAVYLVMVAVPSAFGCVLGTVAGNLVAGPLLADAFQGFGVTDVGVALWVDALALVGMPMVVVLAALVSALRARRLPAARAISVGAAPRAGRALVVQRWLSGTRLPRSVSLGLGVPLARPARTALTLAAIVLGVVTVTLASGVTLSVTAYRNAVAPSYSDRVGLMAGTSSEPLPPRQSRPRPPKLGDAQDEALLRSTPGAVHVAATSRQEAGVTGGPAATVVFYRGDGADLGPQVLSGHWPDGPGQVAVPSRFLNQRGLAIGDTVTLELGGHRAPVRIVGLVLANNAFQIFAGWATLGQLAPGTRADGYQVQLAPGTDQQAYLNAVTAGDPGLQLAPPRDNSSSQATVLISAATLLTLVLGVVAALGVFNTVVLNARERRRDLGTLKSIGMTPRQVTVMMVTSMGALGVVGGLLGLPLGVVAHQLIAPAMMAASQSDTLAVVTDVYRPPLLVLLALAGIAIAVLGALVPARSAARTTIAEVLHNE
- a CDS encoding ABC transporter ATP-binding protein, which produces MSQENSRAQVVVELTAVRKEYSDSAALDGLSLKIHAGEAVAVMGPSGSGKSTLLNVVAGLDRPTSGSVVVHGEDLGKLNETGLALFRRRRIGMIFQFFNLLDDLPALDNVALAAQLTGTPAAPARKRALELLGELGIAGRRNIYPAQLSGGERQRVAVARALMNRPALLLADEPTGALDSRSGEQVMDLLLDLNQIGQTLLLVTHDERLATHCATRLVEVVDGRVARESTLGRTP
- a CDS encoding sensor histidine kinase, which translates into the protein MYALAPLDDAKSLTAWDSETVWEPGVIWPVVAALAAVVALVFAVRAGRARRAFAKALEERGWLLERERESAAQGAVGAERARIARELHDIVSHNVSLMVVQAGAARRVLDAEPGQAAEALLAVEAAGRDTMTELRHLLGVLAPPADGGEPGELSPQPSLSRLSPLVDRIAFAGLPVEVRISGEPRPLPSGVDLTAYRIIQEALTNALKHGDGSKAEVLVRYTDHYLRVEVLNSGPSVLSGDRPAPAEPQDGRGLLGLRQRVRVFGGDLDARRRLGGGFRVRARIPLEHP
- a CDS encoding response regulator transcription factor yields the protein MTAAAPRVVIADDQALVRTGFRMILASGGIDVVGEAADGAEAVSMDRALRPDVVLMDVRMPNVDGLEATRRILAQSPACRVLMLTTFDLDRYVYAALAVGASGFLLKDVTPEHLVAAVRLVNTGDALLAPSITRRLVERFASGPVAAPAVHRDLTALTPRELEVLTLLGRGRSNAELATTLTLSEATVKTHVARIFAKLALRDRAQAVVLAYETGLVAPGDGV
- a CDS encoding FAD-dependent monooxygenase, whose protein sequence is MRDVLISGAGIAGPALAHCLRHRGFRVTVVERTAAPREGGQAVDVRGVALDVVDRMGLGEPVRAARTRMKGMSMMDGSGTELFRSEDFAYTSGRLDSEDVELLRDDLIAMLHEATKDSVEYVFDDSITALHQEEHSVRVEFERGGFRTFDLVIGADGVHSAVRRLAFGPEAGFTTHLGQYLAIFPTPNLLGLDNWQVWFRDEDARAGGVAYPVRDNTELRVTLGFMAEPLTYDYRNTLQQKEIVAERLAGAGWEVPKLLAAMADAPNFYFDAMAQIHMDHWTNGRVALVGDAGYCASALSGQGTSLALVGAYVLADELGRPGVDHTAAFAAYERRLRPFVELNQALATENPGGPAAEESVERAKNGITLDAEMVG